From one Amia ocellicauda isolate fAmiCal2 chromosome 17, fAmiCal2.hap1, whole genome shotgun sequence genomic stretch:
- the LOC136712687 gene encoding hemoglobin subunit zeta-like: MSLSATDKEQISKTWAKVSPKAAQLGVESLSRLLVVFPQTKTYFSHFADLSSSSAQVKAHGAKVVGAIGQAVNSIDDIHSSLSKLSELHAYNLRVDPVNFKLLGHTLLVSLSAALGADFTPEAHVAWDKFLSIVAMVLAEKYR; this comes from the exons ATGTCTCTCAGCGCCACCGACAAGGAGCAGATTAGCAAGACTTGGGCCAAGGTCTCCCCCAAGGCAGCGCAGTTAGGCGTCGAGTCTCTGTCCAG GTTGCTCGTCGTCTTCCCTCAGACCAAGACCTACTTCTCCCACTTTGCGGACCTGAGCTCCAGCTCTGCCCAGGTGAAGGCCCATGGAGCCAAGGTGGTGGGTGCCATTGGCCAGGCTGTGAACAGCATTGATGACATCCATAGCAGCCTGAGCAAACTCAGTGAGCTGCACGCCTACAACCTCCGTGTGGACCCTGTCAACTTCAAG CTTCTGGGACACACCTTACTGGTCAGTCTCTCTGCCGCTCTGGGAGCTGACTTCACACCTGAAGCACATGTTGCATGGGACAAGTTCCTCTCCATCGTGGCCATGGTTCTGGCTGAGAAGTACCGCTAA
- the LOC136712688 gene encoding hemoglobin subunit zeta, whose translation MLTQEDKNLLVSISESIAADAEEIGAESLLRMFTCYPKTKTYFAHLDISPGSAHLRSHGRKIILAIGEGARNVNTLTTALAPLSALHAYQLMIHPTNFKLLSHCILVTLACHRPQEFTEVAHGAWDKFLSAVSAVLSEKYR comes from the exons ATGCTAACCCAGGAGGATAAAAACCTTCTGGTGAGCATTTCGGAAAGCATTGCTGCAGACGCAGAAGAAATTGGTGCCGAGTCACTTTTAAG GATGTTCACCTGCTATCCTAAAACCAAGACGTACTTTGCCCATCTAGACATCAGTCCCGGGTCAGCCCATCTACGGTCCCATGGTAGGAAGATCATCTTGGCAATTGGAGAGGGGGCACGGAACGTCAATACCCTGACAACTGCCCTGGCGCCACTCAGCGCACTGCACGCCTATCAGCTCATGATACACCCCACCAATTTCAAG CTCCTGTCACATTGCATACTGGTGACACTTGCATGTCACAGGCCTCAGGAGTTCACTGAAGTTGCCCATGGTGCCTGGGACAAGTTCCTGTCAGCAGTGTCTGCTGTTCTATCCGAGAAGTACAGATAG
- the LOC136712816 gene encoding hemoglobin cathodic subunit beta — MVEWTAAERAAITAIWGKIKIDEIGPQALARLLIVYPWTQRYFGSFGNLSSSAAILGNAKVANHGKVVLGGLDRAVKNLDNIKDSFSALSVLHSEKLHVDPDNFRLLGDILTIVLAAQLGSFFTVEYQATWHKFLDVVISALRRQYH; from the exons ATGGTTGAATGGACAGCTGCCGAGCGTGCCGCCATCACTGCTATCTGGGGCAAAATTAAAATCGATGAAATCGGACCCCAGGCCCTGGCCAG GCTCCTGATCGTGTACCCCTGGACTCAGCGCTATTTCGGCAGCTTTGGAAACCTGTCGAGCTCCGCTGCCATCCTCGGGAACGCCAAGGTCGCCAACCACGGCAAGGTCGTCCTCGGAGGGCTGGACAGGGCTGTGAAGAACCTGGACAACATCAAGGACAGCTTCTCCGCCCTCAGCGTGCTGCACTCCGAGAAACTGCACGTTGACCCCGATAACTTCAGG CTCCTGGGTGACATCCTCACCATCGTCTTGGCTGCCCAGTTGGGATCTTTCTTCACCGTCGAGTACCAGGCCACCTGGCACAAGTTCCTGGATGTTGTCATCAGCGCTCTCCGCAGACAGTACCATTAG
- the LOC136712317 gene encoding hemoglobin subunit alpha yields MSLTAKDKQNVQNLWKKASAKSDDIGNEALSRMLHVYPQTKTYFSHWADLSYGSAPVRKHAKTIMGAVNDAINNIDNLRASLGVHSDLHAFKLRVDPANFKILSHNIIVAVAYFFPGELTPEVHVSLDKFLAALSLALAEKYR; encoded by the exons ATGAGTCTCACCGCTAAGGACAAACAGAACGTCCAGAACCTCTGGAAAAAGGCCTCCGCCAAGTCCGACGACATCGGCAACGAAGCTCTGTCCAG AATGCTGCACGTCTATCCCCAGACCAAGACCTACTTCTCCCACTGGGCAGACCTCAGCTACGGCTCCGCCCCAGTGCGCAAGCATGCTAAAACCATCATGGGCGCCGTCAACGATGCTATTAACAACATCGACAACCTGAGAGCCTCCCTGGGCGTCCACAGCGATCTGCATGCCTTCAAGCTGCGAGTGGATCCTGCCAACTTCAAG ATCCTCTCCCACAATATTATTGTTGCCGTGGCATATTTCTTCCCTGGAGAACTCACTCCCGAGGTGCACGTCTCCCTGGACAAGTTCCTCGCCGCCCTGTCTCTGGCTCTTGCTGAGAAGTACCGTTAA
- the LOC136712784 gene encoding hemoglobin subunit epsilon-like, translated as MVHWTAEERRAIASTWDKIDVETIGHQTIVRLLIVYPWTQRYFSSFGNLSSCAAIMGNPKVKSHGKTVLTALGAAVNNLDNIKETYSKLSELHSEKLHVDPENFKLLAETLIVVLAGHFGAEFTAEIQAAWQKLLAVAISALSRQYY; from the exons ATGGTGCACTGGACAGCAGAAGAGCGCCGGGCCATCGCCTCCACCTGGGACAAGATCGACGTGGAGACAATCGGCCACCAGACCATTGTCAG GCTCCTGATCGTGTACCCCTGGACTCAGCGCTACTTCAGCAGCTTTGGAAACCTGTCCAGTTGCGCCGCTATCATGGGAAACCCCAAAGTCAAGAGCCATGGCAAGACCGTGCTGACCGCGCTGGGAGCCGCCGTGAACAACCTGGACAACATCAAAGAGACCTACAGCAAACTGAGCGAGCTGCACTCCGAGAAGCTGCATGTGGACCCCGAGAACTTCAAG cTGCTGGCAGAGACTCTGATCGTGGTCCTGGCCGGACACTTCGGGGCCGAATTCACTGCCGAGATTCAGGCCGCCTGGCAGAAGCTGCTGGCCGTGGCCATCTCAGCCCTCAGCCGCCAGTACTACTGA